The Theobroma cacao cultivar B97-61/B2 chromosome 1, Criollo_cocoa_genome_V2, whole genome shotgun sequence genome contains the following window.
TAGTATATCTAAAACTGCATGGTCATCATTTCTGTTTATGCATGTCTTCAGAAAGCATAGCTCATGAACTGAAggttttttattctttgttataaattgtgGTTGGTCTTTGGAAAGGTTTGCATCTGATATTGCCAAGATTGCTGAGATCATATGCTTATTGTTGCAGTATTTGACTAGTCTTCACTTCTTGCCTTTGTACTTCTCAAATCATGAAAGCTGATATTGTTATTAGTTATGTGAAGTGCATAGCATTCTGTACATGTCTTCATATATCTATTAGGAAAACCATGAGCCTGAACCCGAGGAGAAGAATCTGGCAAGGAACCCCTCTCTAAGGAATGGTGCCATTTTGTATTTCTTACCGGTTTGAGAAAGTTGTGCCCCAGGAAATAACACCTTACGAATAGGTTAATTAAAGATCGAGTGTTAAAATTTATACCTATCATTGGATGAATTGttatgagaaaataatagTTGTTTGATTGTTTCTCATTTAATTGGTTGCAACTGCTGCATTATTTGTGTATGAGGATATCTCCTATTAGAATCGtatttggtttttttgtttttctttttttttggatcTGTTGTGTGTCACACACAGTTATGATTGGGTGTTAAATGATTAGAGTGCCTATCAAATTCTGCATTCTTATCGGTGAATCTACATCTAACCTGACGCTGATTTTCTTGCAGTTATGTGGTCGACGCTGCTGATCCTGATAACCTGAGTATCTCAAGAAGTGAGCTTCATGATTTGCTGAGCAAATCCTCACTTAGTGGCATCCCTCTTCTGGTGCTAGGCAACAAGATTGACAAGCCAGGAGCTCTGACAAAGCAGGCTTTGACTGATGAAATGTAAGAAATAGTTTAACTCCAAGTAACCCGAAGAAACTGAATTGCAAAAAATGAAGTAAACTAATTCAGCTGAGTTCGGCTTTGCTTGAACTAAACAGTATCTCATAAcatggaatattttaatgcaGGGGACTAAAGTCAATTACTGACAGAGAAGTATGCTGCTTCATGATATCATGCAAGAACTCAACCAACATTGACTCGGTTATTGATTGGCTTGTAAAGCATTCCAAATCAAAGAGCTGAAAAAGGCTtgtgtttttttattcttcctttcttttctgcTGAATCTGTGTTTCATAATTCAAGTTTCCGAAGGGATACAATTTGTGTTGCTTGagaatttcatttttggtttttctcttaaCTTATTTTCTGATTGTTTAATATCGTGTTCGCGTCGTGTACTGTACACTAGATCATCACATTTTTAATTGAAGTAGGATGAATCTTTCTCTTAGCATGCTTTTCGCCGATTACTATATATAAACGGAAGGTTGCAATTGCGCTGTTCATCTGGCTTTAATTTAGggtttgtttgttttgcaataaaatattttttaaaaaacgttttcaagatttatatttgtttgaaaaataaaaaattaatttcagatgtaaaatattatatgagTTAAGATGATTAATTACGAAAAATCTCTTACGCCTTTGAAGggtgtaaaatattttttagagaatgatacaaataattttatattacatttatgagtataaaaatgataaatgttaatacttaatttaaaatattaaaaaataaaaataaaaatatttaatatttaaattattaatattattagaattttaaaaaatattttttaatgaaaccattcaatataatttaatttttatttgaaaatagaataaattttactaataattataacaaaaaatattttattgatcatcatttgataaatatgtttttataataaatttaaattttactaataattataataaaaaatattttaatgatcGTTATTTAATGAATACATTAAGTATaagttttgaatattttacttaattgacgaatatttatatttttataattaggatAAAAAAGTGattagatgaaatttttttaaaaaattagagtttattttcattatagatatgtaattaaatactttaaaaaatatcaatactGATTTtgtctattttcatttttatttttaattttgatctcaaattaataaaaatcaaatatcaatattattttgtaatcaattcttattttttattttaactcCTAAATAATTTCaccataataaaaatatttttcataaaataattcaaataataaaaaatattaaaaaaattttataaaatattttacatggAAAAAATTTTCCATCCGTAAGTCATTTTCCGGTTATCAACGGAACtgaatattatgttttttgttttgatgagGGCAAAACTACGTCGTTTGACGCTGATAAAAAAACCACTACGGTAACAAAAGAAACCGCGACGTAGCACGAGCACACTGATCTAATAGCAATTGAAAGAGTTGAGGGAaatgttttttctttgttgcGCAAGTTCCAGTAATTCCAAGGATGTTTGTGTTCATTTATATCAACGCTCTTTGTTTATTGACGATTCAGTAAAgatgtaaaaagaaaaagaattgcaAGTAAAGACAGAAGCTtggaaaaaaccaaaaaatatcTAGCTTTGagatatttctatttttattaacttgaaatattttatttggtggATAATGGCGCTGACTCAACTTCGTTCGAAGCTCAGTTCAGTTGAACCGAAATGGACGCTTCAATAGTTCCTTCTCCTCAACTCCCGCCGCCTCAGTTCGAACCAAACACCGAAAACATCAAAAGAAAGCTCCTCCGGAAAGGTGTTTACCCAACTCCCAAAATTATTCGAACTCTCAGGAAAAGAGAAATTCAAAAGCATACCCGCAAAACTAAACACTCCCAACCCCAAACGCCACCGCTCACCGCTTTCCAGCTCCAATCTCTGGCCGAAGAATCCCACTTTTTAACCCTGAAACGAGAGTACAAACGCTTCTCCAAAGAGCTCAACCCCAAAAAGGAGCCCCGGAGTCCTTCCCTGTTGGGAAAGCCATGGGAGAGAATCGAGAGAGCCAAGCTTGCAGAGCTGGTTTCCAAAAATGGAGAATTCGATGGACAGAGCTTGAAGAGAGAGAATCTTGTGGAACTCCGAGAAATGTTCGAGAAGGATCTCCGTTGGGTCCTGGATGATGATGTCGACGTGGAAGACGATGGTGGGCTGTTGCCGCGTGAAAAGCCAGCGAGGGATCGGGACCCTTCAAAACGGTGGCGTAACGAGAAAGAAGCAATTCGGTTTCTTGTTGATAGGTTTTgaactttattttcttttatttttaattttctgtcttttgtttttccataGTTAATTTGCTGAAGTAATTATAGGTTAAGCGAGAGAGAAATAACGGAGAGGCATTGGAAATTTGTGAGGATAATGAAGCAATCAGGATTGCAATTTACGGAGTGGCAATTACTTAGGATTGTTGAAGGACTTGGAAAGAACGGGAAATGGAGGCAGGCAATGGCGGTCGTCCAATGGTTGTACGGAAATAAGGAGCATAAAGAGTTTAAAAGCAggtaggtttttttttttctctctttgcgttaaattcaattaatttgcatagttttttaatttgtgaGGATTCTTTTTGGCTTTTAATGTTGGTGCGGAAGTGATACTGGACAATTAGGTAGTTTGATGTTAGTATGATATCTTTAGACTATACATTATATCCTATGAAGATGTCAATGTTTTTTGTAGGTTTGTTTACACAAAACTGTTGTCGGTTCTTGGGAAGGCGAGAAAGCCCCAGGAAGCTCTCCGGGTTTTCAATCTGATGCTTGTAATTATACactattttataattaattaattcagtGGGGACCTTTTTGAGTATTTATGCAGTGCTGCTGGCTTGATACTTACCCTGAAATTGTTCAGGGAGACTGCCATATATATCCCGATTTAGCTGCATATCACAGTATTGCTGTTACAATGGGGCAAGCTGGTCTTTTGAAGGAGCTGCTAAACATAATCGAGCGCATGAGGCAGAGACcttataaaagaattaaaaatatgcGCCGCAAGAACTGGGATCCAGTGCTTGAACCTGATTTGGTTGTGTATAATGCTGTATGTGagcatttcttctctttgacATTACGTGACATCTTTGAATCCAGTATATAATGATATAATTACTTGATTGTCTCGCAAAATTCTTGCCAGGTTCTGAATGCTTGTGTCCCAGTACATCAGTGGAAAGGTGTTTCCTGGGTGTTTGAACAGTTGAGAAAGAGTGGTCTGAGACCTAACGGAGCAACATATGGGCTTGCAATGGAGGTACTAATTATTTATGATACCTACATTAACACTGTGTATCAGGCATCCTTTTGGtcctaagaaataaaagcAATTTAGTATTGTTCGAGAGAATGCTAATTAGCTCAGCTTTCAAAGCTTTAGATGCCAGACagtgataaaaataatatcaaaatagATGCTTAAATTAAAGCTGGCGTTGTCTAATTGTCTCTACAATATTTCAGTTGTTTTGTATATTTCTAGTGAAGCTTAAAGTAGTAGGCCTAGATAGATGACCTCTCAAGGGtaacatttgaatgatattGCAAAATCCTGATGTATGTTTGTAGAGGAATTTCATTGTCTTCAGTGCCACTATATTTTGTGTAATTTAAAAGCATATCCTAGATTTATATTAGTTTTTGGTTTGTCATTCTTATCTTAGGGACCTATGGTTGGTGCtctaaatgaatgaaaatatgTCTACttgcaaatattttttttccccaagttatatttttattcaagtCTTACAGGAGGTTCTTATTGAAAGGTGATGCTGCAATCTGGAAAGTATGATCTGGTCCACGAGTTCtttagaaaaatgaaaagaagtgGAGAAGCTCCAAGAGCACTTAGTTACAGAGgtggttttattttcttcttcaagcACATATATTGGTGTTGTGTATCTGTTCAAaaggtgttttttttttttttttttttgctgacTCCATAGTGCTTTTATCTGTGGCTTTCCAGTTCTTGTCAAAGCTTTTTGggaggaaggaaaaattaaCGAAGCTGTGGAAGCAGTCCGGGATATGGAACAGAGGGGAGTAATTGGAACAGCCAGTGTCTACTATGAGCTAGCCTGCTGCCTTTGCAAAAATGGGAGGTGGCGAGATGCTATCATAGAGGTAAATTTGATTCTCTAGAGCGCTTAAGTTGTGTCTGGATCTGAGTTTGTTGACTATGGCATATTTAATCATGCATACTCTTGTTTCAAGTTCCATGCTATGACAAAGAGTCCTTTGATGCACATAGAGAGATCCTTTTCTGATATTATTAACTTTTATGTGCTGACCTACTTGTCTGTTAGAGCTGGTGTTCCCTTGTTCTTCTGATTGTTTCACAAACTACAATGACTTCAAGAGCACCTATAGCCAGAATTTCTTTgatgttatttttgtttatagcACTAGTAAAGGACCTGAAAAAAAAGTTATCCACATTATAATAAGAGGCTTGACATGAGGAACCATATGAAATAAGAATCATTTaagcttgaaaatttaatggcTTGTCTGacatttgatattttattctaCTGCCCTGCTCTTTTAGATATTTGTATTATTGTACTTATGCTGGATGGATATTGCAAGCTCCCAAAGAAGttcaataataattatatcatGTTAGATATTATTCTTCTTGTGTTTCTACCGCCGCATCTATTTGTCATTGGTACTGGCCGTAGATCTGCAAAATTTAACTTCATCTAAATTATGTCTGCAGGTGGACAAGATGAAAAAACTCTCTCAGAGGAAACCTTTGGAGATTACCTTTACTGGTCTGATAATGGCTTCCCTGGATGGTGGACATTTTAATGACTGCATTTCCATATTTCAATATATGAAAGACCATTGTGCACCCAACATAGGAACCATAAATGCAATGCTTAAAGTGTATGGCCAGAATGATATGTTTTCTAAAGCCAAAGAGTTGTTTGAAGAAATCAACAAAGCCAAATCTGGTCCTTATGATTCCCAGAATGGCAAGTCTACTAACCTTATCCCAGATGGGTACACATATAGCTTAATGCTGGGGGCATCTGCCAGTGCACTCCAATGGGAATATTTTGAGTATGTCTACAAGGAGATGACTCTATCTGGATATCACCTAGATCAAACTAAACATGCAATTCTACTCGTAGAAGCATCCAGAGCTCGGAAGGTAAGCTACATCCAtctttttatttgaactttcgAAAGGTGTTAATTTATTGAATCCTTCTGTGTTATTTCTGACGCTGTTAATTCCTTATGGGACCAGAAAACCTGATGTTTTAGGTTCTTTTGTGTTGAATAGCCATTATTGTGGATTTTACGAAACTTTTAGAGAATGCCATTAATTCATGTTACTCAAAGTTGCTATTGAACAGAATGAAAGGTGGATAAATTAAGTAATTAGCCTGCTTTGCTATGTGCAGTGGTATCTATTAGAGCATGCATTTGACACCTTTTTGGAAGTTGGAGAGATTCCTCATCCTCTGTTATTCACTGAGATGATAATTCAAGCTACTGCTCAAAGTAATTATGAGAAGGTTGTCACCCTGGTCAACACCATGGCTCATGCTCTGTATCAAGTCAGTGAAAAGCAGTGGACTGAGGCTTTTGAGGAAAATGGAGACAGGGTTAGTCATGGTAGCTTATCAAAACTGTTGGATGCACTCTCCAATTGTGAATTATCATCCGAAATCACAGCCTCAAACTTGATAAGATCCTTGCAATATCTCTGTGGATCTGCCAAATCAGAACCAAACAGTAACGATGGGGAAACTTATGGCAGTGAGAGATTAAATATTCAAAGTATTTCTCAGGATATGAGGGGTGAAAAAATTATAGCTGCCATGGATCCTCTTCTAAAAGCAACTGACGTATCATTTGCTGTGTTTTCTGCTAATTGCAATGGAAAGAATGAAGAGGGTGGTGTTGATGCAGATTTGATACATAGGttatcaaattatgatatggaTGATAGTGCGTCTAAAACCTTCACATGCATG
Protein-coding sequences here:
- the LOC18611295 gene encoding ADP-ribosylation factor-like protein 8A — encoded protein: MGLWEAFLNWLRSLFFKQEMELSLIGLQNAGKTSLVNVVATGGYSEDMIPTVGFNMRKVTKGNVTIKLWDLGGQPRFRSMWERYCRAVSAIVYVVDAADPDNLSISRSELHDLLSKSSLSGIPLLVLGNKIDKPGALTKQALTDEMGLKSITDREVCCFMISCKNSTNIDSVIDWLVKHSKSKS
- the LOC18611296 gene encoding pentatricopeptide repeat-containing protein At5g67570, chloroplastic, with translation MDASIVPSPQLPPPQFEPNTENIKRKLLRKGVYPTPKIIRTLRKREIQKHTRKTKHSQPQTPPLTAFQLQSLAEESHFLTLKREYKRFSKELNPKKEPRSPSLLGKPWERIERAKLAELVSKNGEFDGQSLKRENLVELREMFEKDLRWVLDDDVDVEDDGGLLPREKPARDRDPSKRWRNEKEAIRFLVDRLSEREITERHWKFVRIMKQSGLQFTEWQLLRIVEGLGKNGKWRQAMAVVQWLYGNKEHKEFKSRFVYTKLLSVLGKARKPQEALRVFNLMLGDCHIYPDLAAYHSIAVTMGQAGLLKELLNIIERMRQRPYKRIKNMRRKNWDPVLEPDLVVYNAVLNACVPVHQWKGVSWVFEQLRKSGLRPNGATYGLAMEVMLQSGKYDLVHEFFRKMKRSGEAPRALSYRVLVKAFWEEGKINEAVEAVRDMEQRGVIGTASVYYELACCLCKNGRWRDAIIEVDKMKKLSQRKPLEITFTGLIMASLDGGHFNDCISIFQYMKDHCAPNIGTINAMLKVYGQNDMFSKAKELFEEINKAKSGPYDSQNGKSTNLIPDGYTYSLMLGASASALQWEYFEYVYKEMTLSGYHLDQTKHAILLVEASRARKWYLLEHAFDTFLEVGEIPHPLLFTEMIIQATAQSNYEKVVTLVNTMAHALYQVSEKQWTEAFEENGDRVSHGSLSKLLDALSNCELSSEITASNLIRSLQYLCGSAKSEPNSNDGETYGSERLNIQSISQDMRGEKIIAAMDPLLKATDVSFAVFSANCNGKNEEGGVDADLIHRLSNYDMDDSASKTFTCMEDFANDTASGDPTSLGKQVSLLNLDEYTKDVDEAEVDLPIDDDEAEMELLINEDGDSSTSKLPSANEILESWKESSKNDGIFFPIHLGLK